A genomic region of Colletotrichum destructivum chromosome 1, complete sequence contains the following coding sequences:
- a CDS encoding Putative CID domain-containing protein, whose product MASAPPVLALEVALKAIPDHKAPGINATRIAAMTSICVDNVQYESALVQKLFTYFTIATPPYKLGVLYVIDSVIRKWLAQARSRQQVYDENAADGTCGAGAHRLTVLMPNLIDDLLRALPDGHKDKLHKLIGIWRKASTFPDEMIESFQSKLEATPVPVPRQNQGEPQCSGQSQIHKQSQHGGPDHNNGQQQNGNQTYSQPQIPAQAQSITQVPIYLPNLLPRPHSIMPQEQQQQQLQQQQPQPTAPPMNSQQFPYSMPPFTNSNLTAPNPARFLLPSAQSQGPPTRIQFSDQPRIPKLPRQVAGVYPNTAQQMAMFRMTPSQGTATDRFAVVFTSVSGSHNGVAPVVSTAPAASSLSTPPAPAITAVQNHYISGQGHGGSAQPNDNLDQHRYDNRARFGWPSRRDSRVKRRGSKHRQRNLPLSRDGSRNNGSRHGSNDKRVELDRSLSAGHIKSLSRSLLSRSMQTRWSVGFGPRDASDNGNNSRPIVPGLVVEAPDIEHGVSVSPKAISRRMQRGKSGNDGPRSVPGGLDACHDDPGRRSRNRGNRRGNPPDGEKDSVTNGQPPPQPFPLGIGTLHNDMTTHTWASRSRPPRATISRSILSLP is encoded by the exons ATGGCTTCCGCTCCCCCTGTCTTGGCCCTAGAAGTCGCCCTCAAAGCCATCCCAGACCACAAGGCTCCTGGCATTAATGCCACTCGCATTGCTGCCATGACCAGCATTTGTGTTGACAACGTTCAG TATGAGTCGGCCCTCGTCCAGAAGCTGTTCACCTACTTCACGATAGCAACTCCTCCTTACAAGCTCGGCGTTCTATATGTTATAGACTCAGTGATCCGTAAGTGGCTTGCGCAGGCTAGAAGCCGTCAGCAAGTCTACGATGAGAATGCCGCAGATGGCACTTGCGGTGCTGGCGCGCATCGACTGACGGTGCTGATGCCTAACCTCATCGATGACCTGCTTCGAGCTTTGCCCGACGGCCACAAG GACAAGTTGCATAAGTTGATTGGAATTTGGCGCAAGGCCTCGACGTTCCCCGATGAAATGATAGAGTCATTCCAGAGCAAGCTGGAGGCTACGCCTGTCCCCGTTCCAA GACAGAACCAGGGAGAGCCTCAATGCAGCGGCCAGAGCCAGATCCACAAACAATCTCAGCATGGCGGTCCTGATCACAACAACGGCCAACAGCAGAATGGCAACCAGACCTATAGCCAACCCCAGATCCCCGCCCAGGCACAGAGTATCACGCAGGTGCCAATCTACCTGCCGAACCTGCTCCCCAGACCCCATAGTATCATGCCTCaggagcaacagcaacagcaactgcagcagcagcagccgcagccgacTGCGCCTCCCATGAACTCCCAACAGTTCCCATACTCAATGCCTCCCTTTACGAACAGCAATCTCACCGCGCCAAATCCAGCCCGGTTTCTTCTGCCATCGGCTCAGTCCCAGGGCCCGCCTACTAGGATACAGTTTTCAGACCAGCCTCGGATACCCAAGCTGCCTCGCCAGGTCGCCGGTGTCTACCCCAACACCGCTCAGCAGATGGCGATGTTTCGGATGACCCCCAGTCAAGGCACTGCTACCGACAGGTTTGCTGTCGTGTTCACGTCCGTCAGCGGCAGCCATAACGGTGTTGCTCCCGTGGTATCTACTGCCCCAGCGGCCTCCAGCCTTTCGACCCCGCCTGCTCCAGCCATCACCGCTGTGCAGAATCACTACATCTCGGGACAGGGACATGGCGGCTCTGCTCAGCCCAACGATAACCTCGACCAGCATCGGTACGACAACCGCGCTCGATTCGGATGGCCCAGCCGCCGTGATAGTAGAGTCAAGCGTCGAGGCAGCAAGCATCGTCAGCGTAATCTGCCGCTGAGCCGCGATGGTAGCCGCAACAACGGCTCTCGCCACGGTTCAAACGACAAGCGGGTCGAACTCGACCGATCTCTTTCCGCCGGCCACATCAAGAGTCTCAGCCGAAGCCTTCTGAGCAGAAGCATGCAGACTAGATGGAGTGTAGGCTTTGGTCCGCGTGATGCTAGCGACAACGGCAATAACTCTAGACCCATTGTGCCTGGAttggtcgtcgaggcgccCGACATCGAACATGGCGTCAGTGTGTCCCCAAAGGCCATCAGCCGCCGCATGCAGAGGGGCAAGAGCGGTAACGATGGTCCTCGCTCTGTCCCTGGCGGACTTGATGCATGTCATGATGACCCtggccgccggagccgcaACCGTGGGAACCGCCGTGGTAATCCTCCCGACGGTGAAAAGGACTCTGTCACCAACGGTCAGCCACCCCCGCAGCCATTTCCCTTAGGTATCGGCACCCTGCACAACGACATGACTACCCATACTTGGGCTTCACGTTCCCGGCCACCAAGGGCAACTATTAGTCGTTCGATTCTCTCACTTCCTTAA